From the genome of Rubripirellula reticaptiva:
GTGAGCCCGAAACATTCCATCGACTTTTGTCCCGTCTGCGGCGGCGGCCTGTGCGGTATTCGAATTTGTGGTGTCGCCAATGCGAATGCCAAGGGTCAAGTCAGCGATCAGGCAGGTGATCATGCAAGCGATTCGGACGCCCGATTCATCGTGACCGGATCGACGGAGCCGCATGGTTTGATCGTCTGTGACGAATGCGAAGCGATTTGGTTAGCGCCCGACATTACGACGCCACATCAATACCCGGCTGTCGAGGACGCGCAGTGTCCGATCTGTCATGATCCGTTGTGGGGGCCCCAAAGTCGTTGGGCCAATGCGGATGACATTGACACCTTGGGGTGGCAGTTTGCCGTCAATCCGGACCTGGACACGAACTTGGACGAAGGTACGGTTTAGGTTGCTTGTTTGGCCCGCAAGTTTGGGTCGCTGTTGTTTCTTTGCGTCAGGTTGCTTAGCGATAGACTTCCACGGCGCTGACCTGTGTTGTGGTCCCCTTATAGATCACTTTGTCGCCCGGATGCAGGTTGCGGATGTCGTCCCAGCCGCGGTCGCACGGCCAAACATTGATTGCTTCGCCTGGCCGGACAATGACGAACCGCCGCGTGTTCAAGCACACGATCATCGCTTCGCAATTTTCCAGCGTTCGGCTGTCCAGTTCGTCTTCGTCGCACGCGTTTGGGCGTGCAATGGTGTTGGTGCTGCTCATGAATTCATCGTTCGAACGAGTTCGGACACGTCTGGTCAAACCGTACGAGAACCACCGTGCTTCATAAGATAGACATTCCCTCGGGTGTTGACTCGCGTCTGGTCCCTGATGCGATCGCTAAATCCATCGAGCTGGCAAAACAACGCATCGAAACGTTTCAAGACCGCTGGGATCGGCCGCAGATCGAACAGTTTGTGGCTGCGGACTACAGCCACGTTTTTCAAGCTCTCGACTGGACACTTGAAACTCAAATGACGATCGGGCGACGGTTTGTCGAATGGGGCTGCGGATTCGCGATCGTCAGCGCATGCGCGGCTCATCTTGGTCTCGACGTGATCGGTATCGAATCGGAAGACGTGCTGCTGGTTCAAGGTCAAACGACGGTCAAAGACTGGGGCGTCCCTGTTGAATTGATTCACGGCAACTTTTTGCCGCCGGGGGCCGAATCGCTGGCCGACGATCCGATGTTGCCCAGCTTGGGGCACAAAATCGAAAACGCGTATGAATCGCTGGGGTTGGATCTGGATGACTTTGCGATGGTCTACTCGTATCCGTGGCCCGGCGAAGACGATTTTCATGAAGCCGTTTTTGACCGCTATGCCGCTCGCGGTGCTCTGTTGATGATGTTCTGTGGCCCGAACGACATTCGCCTGTATCGCAAATCGTAACCGGTCGTTCGCTCGCCGCGTCTGAACTGTTCGAGCATGACGGACGTACGCTATTATGCTTCAACCGTCGACTCCTCCTCCTGTCCATTCCGCTTCCTGGACGCGTTTCTCCCGCGCGTGAAAACTCTTGTCAGACCTGTCTCAGTGGATCGGATGGTTGTTGGCGGTGACCGTCGTCCCGCCGATGGTGATTTGCGTGCTTGTCCTGTATCCGGTTCGCTGGTTCGCTGTTTGGTTGGGGTTGATGGCGCCGATGAGCGGCCATAGCACCCATACTCGCGTGACACCGCTTGGCGGCGGCATCGGCATTTGGATGGGGATTGTTGGGACGTTCGCGATTGGCACGTTGGCCGTTGCTTTTGCTCGGCATGCACCCGAATGGCAAGCCAGGATGCCGGCTGCGATGGTTCCGCTGTTAAACGGAGTGTGGTCCAAGGCTGGTCAGTTGTGGGCAGTGCTAGGTGCTGGCACGGTCTTGGCGATCCTTGGTGTGACGGATGATCGTCGTGGCGTGAATGAATGGGTTCGTTTGGCGATCGAGTTCGCGGTCGCGGCGTTTGTGGTGTACGCGCTCGACTTTGGCTTGACGGCTTTTATCGGTGTCGCGTGGCTGACCAATTTGTTGTCGGTGATCTGGATTGTTGGGTTGATCAATTCGTTCAACATGCTGGACAACATGGATGGGCTAAGCGGTGGTGTCGCGGCGATCATTGCCGCAACGATGGCGGTCGTGATGTTAATGACACCGGATCCAGGAACGTCGCGGCCACAGTTCTTTGTGGCGGCTCTGTTGTTGGTCGTACTGGGGGCGTTATTGGGGTTTTTGTGGCACAACCGTCCGCCTGCGAAAATCTTCATGGGTGATGCGGGCAGTTACTTGGTCGGATACTTGATCGCGATCTCAATGTTGATGGCGACGTTTTCGGGTGACGGCCAAGCGCGTCCGCATGCCGTGCTCGCGCCGCTGTGTGTGATGGCGGTTCCGCTTTACGACATGATCACGGTGCTCTGGATTCGGGCTCGTGAGGGACGCAGTTTGTTTGTCGGTGATCGCAGTCACTTTTCGCACCGTTTGGTCGACTTGGGGTTGAGTCGGACTCAAGCGGTATTGACGATTTACTTGGTCACCGGGACCTGCGGTTTGGCTGCAATCGTGCTGACTCAGGTCAGTGTGATCCAGGCGGTGATGGTGCTTGGTATCGTGGCTTGCATGTTGCTGTTGGTCGTCATATTGGAATCGACCGGATGGCAGAAGGACGACGAGTGAATTCCGTTTCGGCCTGGGGCCAAGTCGTTGCACTCGCGATTCTTGCGGGCGTGGCTGTGTATGTCGGCTATCACCCCAGCGACAGTATTGCGGTCGAACAGGGCGATGGGCTTTGGTTCTCGCTGATGGGAATCGCGATCGCAACCGTGGTGGCTGCGACTCGGCCATCGCCCGCCATCGCACTGGATCGGTTGGACGGTTTAGCGATCGGCTTAGCCGGTTGGATGATGCTGGCCGCGTTGGTTACGACCGGCGGATTTTCTTTTTATGGGAGGCCGCCGATTGGCAGTTTGCGTGTCGCAACGAACGAAGCTTGGTTGTGGGTTGCGGGTGCCGCGATCTTGGTTGCCGGACGCCGATTGTTCGCCCAGGTTGAGGTTCAGCGAGCCGTGTTGGCGATCGGCGTCATCATCAGCATGGGGTTGGCCGTTCACGGATTGCATCAACAATTTGTGTCGCTGCCAGCCAATCGAGCGGCCTATCAGCAGGATCCGGATGCGGTTGTTCGGATGGCGGGAATGGACGCCGCGGCGGGCACGGCCGAGCGAATGAGGTTTGAGAATCGTTTGTTTGACGGTGGCCCGTCGGCAACATTTGCGTTGGCAAATTCGTTTGCGGCCGTGCTGTTGGTTGGCATTGCGGGCGCGGCGGGCGTGATTCGTTTTCGTTTTTCGCAGATGCCGATGTGGCGTCGGTGGATATGGGGTGCGGTCGTACTGATTGGCGTCGCAGCAATGATCGCGGCGCGCAGTCGGTCGGCGACGTTAGCGATGGTGATTGCGATCGGATGGCTGTGGTTGAGTTCATCTGGATGGTTGTCGGCGGCTTCTTCACGCGCTGCACTGCAGCGGCGAGTGGCTCTGAAAGGCTTGGCGGCAATCGCAGTGGTCGCCATGGTTGGCGGCGCCTGCGTGGCCGTGTTTGGAAATCGTGAATGGATCGAAGCCGCGCCTGCATCGCTGGCATTTCGGTTCCAGTACTGGCGAACAACGTTGCAGATGGTGGCCGATCATCCGCTGTGGGGCGCCGGACCGGGCAACTTTCAGTCGTTGTATGAACGGTACCGCGAGTCGACGGCAACCGAACAGATATCGGATCCCCACAACTTTTTTTTCGAAACGCTTGCTAGTGGCGGATGGGTCGCCGCCGCAATTCTGGTCGCGATGGTTGTTGTTGGCATTCGATTGAGTTTGCGGAAGCCACCATCAGTAGGCAACGCTGCAGAAGATGGAACCGCAAGTGCTTCGGTGCAACCAGTTGCTGTTGGTGCGGCGGTGGGATTTGTGTTGGTGTGGATGATTGGATTTGCCAGTCGATCGGTTCCCGACTTGGACGCTAGCTTGGTGGTGGTGCCGTTTGCGTTGGCGTTGGCCTGGTTTGCGTGGCCGGACGCGATGCGGCTGTCGCGGTCGGCGGTTCACACGATTGCCGTGTCCGGATTGCTGGGCCTGATGGTCCACTTGTCCGTGGCGGGCGGTTGGACGGTGCCAGGCGTCGCGGTCTGGATTTGGATTTTGGCGGCGATGACGACAGGCACGATCGGTCGGGCCGATTTAGGATCGGAATCATCTTGGATCCGTCGCTGGGCGTTGCCAGTGGGATGTGTGTTATTGATGGTTGCGATGTACGTCATGTCGCTGCGTCCGGTCGGTGCCGAGAAACGCTGGTTGGCGACTGCCGAGTTGGCTCAGGCCACCGGGCAAATCGGCAGGACACGAGTCTCTTTGGAGCAAGCGGCAGCCGCCGACGGTTGGGCCGTGACGCCGAGGCTATGGCTGGCCGATTTCTATCTCTGGAAAATGATTCTGAGCGACGAAGCGGACGGAGACCGCGACGAGACACGCCGGCGGTGGGCTGAAATGCTGGAGGCGGCCAAAGTTCGGTCGGGCGAAAATCCGTCGGTCTATCGGCAAATCGGCGTCGCCCAGCTGCACCTGTATCAGCGGTTTGGCCGTCCCGAGGATCTGCAGGCGGCTGAAAAGACATTTGCGGACGTTGTTCGGTGGAGTCCCGCGAATCAGTGGGCGATGGCTCAGATGGCCGAAATCAAGCGCGCTGTCGGCGATTCCCAGGCCAGCCGCGAATTTGCCGATCAAGCGAAAAGACTATCCGAATTGGGCGGCAATCTCGAACGGGCGTTGTATCTGCAGTCGATCTACGTCGTTCGTCCGATCGGCCGCGAGGTTCAGGGCGGTCCCGTGCGAGCACGGGCGGACCAGTTGCTGGGTTTGGTTCCCTAGCTGCACCATCGCCGTTCAGGCGTTTCCTGTCCCCGCCTGCCCCAAGGAAGGGCGGGGGATGCTATTCGATTTTGACCGCATTGGGAGTAGAACCGGCGAGGGTCGAGATGCGTAGAGACAGCCACTCATCGTTTTTGTTTCATCGGGTTTGACAATGAAGAATTTCTGGATTTTCGTGCTTCTCTCCGCGGTCGCCGGTGCAACGGCGGCTTGGGCGATCAACCACAAGCGATACGGATACCGTGATTCGGCGTTCGGTCCCTTTGTCGTCAATGGTCAGGTGACGACCGAGAATGTCGAGAGATTTATCAGCCTGAATGAGGTGACGACTGGCGAAAAAGTCGGCCGAGTCGAGATTGACGGCGATCTGGAATACGATTTCGGCGTCATGTCGCCCGGCGATGAGGGCAGCAAAGTCTTCAAGATTCGCAACACTGGCGGAGGCCCGCTCAAATTGCGAGTCGGTGCTTCGACGTGCAAGTGCACGATTGGCGAACTGAATAAAGAAGCGTTGGACCCGGGCGAAGAAACGGAGATCAAGCTGAGTTGGAAGGTGAAGTCGGGCGAGAGCGAATTTGGCCAATCCGCTCAGTTGTTGACCAATGACCCCCGGATGGTTGCGATCACCTTGAAGATCACCGGAAAAGTAATCGAGGAATTTCTGTTGGTGCCTGACGCATGGTCGGCGGGCGAAGTTGCGACAGGCGATCCGATCGAATTTGAGGGTTCGTTTTACAACTACACCGACACCAAGATCAAAACCAAAGATGTTCGCTTTTCGAGCGAGACGATGAACGAGTTGGCGGAATTCGACGTTCAGCCGCTCGAACCGTCGGAGTACGCGGCTGGGAATGGTAATGCGATCCAAGGTTTTCGCGTCGTCGTGAAACTGAAACCTGG
Proteins encoded in this window:
- a CDS encoding O-antigen ligase family protein, which produces MAEGRRVNSVSAWGQVVALAILAGVAVYVGYHPSDSIAVEQGDGLWFSLMGIAIATVVAATRPSPAIALDRLDGLAIGLAGWMMLAALVTTGGFSFYGRPPIGSLRVATNEAWLWVAGAAILVAGRRLFAQVEVQRAVLAIGVIISMGLAVHGLHQQFVSLPANRAAYQQDPDAVVRMAGMDAAAGTAERMRFENRLFDGGPSATFALANSFAAVLLVGIAGAAGVIRFRFSQMPMWRRWIWGAVVLIGVAAMIAARSRSATLAMVIAIGWLWLSSSGWLSAASSRAALQRRVALKGLAAIAVVAMVGGACVAVFGNREWIEAAPASLAFRFQYWRTTLQMVADHPLWGAGPGNFQSLYERYRESTATEQISDPHNFFFETLASGGWVAAAILVAMVVVGIRLSLRKPPSVGNAAEDGTASASVQPVAVGAAVGFVLVWMIGFASRSVPDLDASLVVVPFALALAWFAWPDAMRLSRSAVHTIAVSGLLGLMVHLSVAGGWTVPGVAVWIWILAAMTTGTIGRADLGSESSWIRRWALPVGCVLLMVAMYVMSLRPVGAEKRWLATAELAQATGQIGRTRVSLEQAAAADGWAVTPRLWLADFYLWKMILSDEADGDRDETRRRWAEMLEAAKVRSGENPSVYRQIGVAQLHLYQRFGRPEDLQAAEKTFADVVRWSPANQWAMAQMAEIKRAVGDSQASREFADQAKRLSELGGNLERALYLQSIYVVRPIGREVQGGPVRARADQLLGLVP
- a CDS encoding class I SAM-dependent methyltransferase; this encodes MLHKIDIPSGVDSRLVPDAIAKSIELAKQRIETFQDRWDRPQIEQFVAADYSHVFQALDWTLETQMTIGRRFVEWGCGFAIVSACAAHLGLDVIGIESEDVLLVQGQTTVKDWGVPVELIHGNFLPPGAESLADDPMLPSLGHKIENAYESLGLDLDDFAMVYSYPWPGEDDFHEAVFDRYAARGALLMMFCGPNDIRLYRKS
- a CDS encoding DUF1573 domain-containing protein; this translates as MKNFWIFVLLSAVAGATAAWAINHKRYGYRDSAFGPFVVNGQVTTENVERFISLNEVTTGEKVGRVEIDGDLEYDFGVMSPGDEGSKVFKIRNTGGGPLKLRVGASTCKCTIGELNKEALDPGEETEIKLSWKVKSGESEFGQSAQLLTNDPRMVAITLKITGKVIEEFLLVPDAWSAGEVATGDPIEFEGSFYNYTDTKIKTKDVRFSSETMNELAEFDVQPLEPSEYAAGNGNAIQGFRVVVKLKPGMKQGNFSQNLMVGFVDDDESADVTDAESDTDANDAAEDGPKSDGLVDGQRYLTIPVSGRVVGTLRMLESSKLTLEGGEYVYNFGRIGPDDDLTARAFVVLKGKERDNTTLTIGETKPDGVVKAKLGEAKGRGSMVLYPLEIELVAGDKLISRLGKDRSDYGSIWIESDNPKVSRMRVVLKFAIEGR
- a CDS encoding MraY family glycosyltransferase, producing the protein MSDLSQWIGWLLAVTVVPPMVICVLVLYPVRWFAVWLGLMAPMSGHSTHTRVTPLGGGIGIWMGIVGTFAIGTLAVAFARHAPEWQARMPAAMVPLLNGVWSKAGQLWAVLGAGTVLAILGVTDDRRGVNEWVRLAIEFAVAAFVVYALDFGLTAFIGVAWLTNLLSVIWIVGLINSFNMLDNMDGLSGGVAAIIAATMAVVMLMTPDPGTSRPQFFVAALLLVVLGALLGFLWHNRPPAKIFMGDAGSYLVGYLIAISMLMATFSGDGQARPHAVLAPLCVMAVPLYDMITVLWIRAREGRSLFVGDRSHFSHRLVDLGLSRTQAVLTIYLVTGTCGLAAIVLTQVSVIQAVMVLGIVACMLLLVVILESTGWQKDDE